The DNA segment GTATTCAACACCAAAATGAAACCCATTTTCTACAAATTTGTCCAAGTCATATTCAGAATAAATATCTTTATCAAAACTCGTAGTACTTGACAAATCATATCCTCCTCTTATTTCAATTACATTCTGTCCCGCAAATGATAATGAACCTATTAAACCAATAATAAGCAATATCTTTTTCATGTTCCCTCCTCATATTATAAAAAATTTAGTAACAAAGTATTAATATCACATATTATATACAATTGTCAATTTTTTTAATTAGGCGAAATAACTATATTTTTCTTTTTCTATGAAAGACATACCTTAAATCCCGCTTTTAAAAATAGAGGGGGAGGTAAAAGGGATCACCCTTAATTTTTAGTAAAAATCAGTTTAAAGGACTCTATTTAAGAACTTTAAAGTTCCCTAGAGCATTTTTCACACGAGAGAAACCTTGTCCTTCCTCTCTTAATTTTAAACAACTCAAAGGAAAAAGAAAACATCAAATTAATGATGCTATCTTTTTTTATTTATTCGATTTAATATTTCAGAAATAGAAAATTCCCTTTCAAGTTTAAGGTCATAAAAACCAACATGAATATCATTTTCATACAACCAACATAAATCTGTTCCATAGGGAGCATGAAAAAGTGCTAAAATTATTGGATTAATATCATACATTGATTTTGCACTTAAAATTATAAAATTGTCACTGTTACTTATATATTCTTCGTCTTCATCAATTGCATAGAAATTCCAACCATTTAATTGAGGAATAGAACTTTTTTCCCTAAAAGAATATCTAATAGATTTCCCATAAATTATATTTTTAGAAACAATAAAACCACCATAATTTTCATTTTTTATTTCCATCTTCAAACTCCTTTATAATTTTCAAAGCATCATTTCTCCATGATAATTTTTTCATATAATCAATACATGTTTTCCCGAAACTATCTTTCATGTTATAATTTACTCCACTTTTTAATAAACATTTATAAACCTGTTTTAATTCAATTGTTTATACCCTGTTTTCAAGTATTATATATCGTTATTTTCTGCCAATGTATAATGGTTGACATTTCACAAAAATCTTCCCAAGTTTCAAAAATATCTATTATTAATTTTGAATTTATAAATGTTTCTCTACAAAAATCTTCCATTGTTATTTCACTATTTTTATATTTTTCTTTTTTTCTCAATCTTCTATACTTACCTATTAATTCTGCTATTGTATATTTTTTTTCTCTTTTCTTTGTTATCTTTCCATTTCTTTTACAATGATCCTTCAATTGATTCAATATATCTTTATCACTATATTTATCCCTAGAATTAGCCATATCATCCTCCTAGTTTTATATTACATAACTTAACACAATTTTCCTTTTTATTCAAACTTATAAATAAAAAACTACTTCAGCATTGAAGTAGCACTCATTTTAATTTATATTTTTAACCAATTTCTATAAATATCCAAATACTAAAAAAAAAACTGTCTAAATTTTTGTTGCCATTCCAAAATGAAAAAATATGCTTAGAAGTATTATAAATACTAGTATATTTTTACAGCTTACATCTAGTAACACCAATACTGGTACTACCCCTAATAAATACGATTTGGTAATATTGGATAAACTGGACTATATATCATTTGATAAAGAAGGGAGTAAAATACTTTTTAATTTACTATCGGATAAAAATGAAAATGGTTCAATAGTAATAACAACCAATTTAGTATTTGAAAGGTGAGATGAAATATTTAAAGATCCTGTATTGACAGGAGCAGTGGTAGACAGGCTTGCTCATAAAGCTCATATTCATAATCTTTCAGGAGAAAGTTATAGAATTAAAGAAACTAAAAAGTTACTTAAAAAATAATTGGTACACTTTTAAATTGACAAATACACGTATAATTTCGTTTCATTATTCAAGGTAAATTCCAGCTGTAAAAATATGAAAAAACAAGAAACCCTGTTAAATCAGCCTTTCTTGTTTTTATTCATTTCTCATACCGTATAATTCCGTTTCGTTGTTCTAATAGCACACATTTTTTTATGACTATATCTTTTTTGATACAGCCTCTTTTTATTTTAAAATTATTTAGGTGTTTTTGATTTAATCTCTGCCATTTCTTTTTTTCTTTGAAATAGTATTTCTTCTCTTTCTAATTGTTCTAGCTTCTTTCTTTTTTCTTCATCATCATGATAATCATCTGTTAAAGTTCTCAGATCTTT comes from the Sebaldella termitidis ATCC 33386 genome and includes:
- a CDS encoding DUF2185 domain-containing protein; this translates as MEIKNENYGGFIVSKNIIYGKSIRYSFREKSSIPQLNGWNFYAIDEDEEYISNSDNFIILSAKSMYDINPIILALFHAPYGTDLCWLYENDIHVGFYDLKLEREFSISEILNRINKKR